The proteins below come from a single Rosa rugosa chromosome 2, drRosRugo1.1, whole genome shotgun sequence genomic window:
- the LOC133731656 gene encoding chloride channel protein CLC-f encodes MSGEGYSDETHLLRSSNDINKDENGAVSPEDDNDGDGDADLEAQSRKSSISPSSRVGAFKDLLLKHLDGVGGLSGRRNSFKRLDGNWDRDRDRGRESNRRESRERRSPVDQLRHSSNHDAPAGIDGNDELADSAPPEWALLLLGCILGLATGLFVAAFNKGVHVIHEWAWAGTPTEGAAWLRLQRLGDTWHRILLVPVTGGVIVGMMHGLLEILDQIRQLSSSQGKGFDLLAGVFPTIKAVQAAITLGTGCSLGPEGPSVDIGKSCANGFSLMMENNRERKIALIAAGAAAGISSGFNAAVAGCFFAIETVLRPLRAENSPPFTTAMIILASVISSTVSNVLLGTQSAFTVPVYDLKSAAELPLYLILGMLCGAVSVVFNRLVAWFTKFFDYIKERFGLPAVACPALGGLGAGLIALKYPGILYWGFTNVEEILHTGKTASAPGIWLLTQLSAAKVVATALCKGSGLVGGLYAPSLMIGAAVGAVFGGSAAELINSAIPGNAAVAQPQAYALVGMAAMLASVCSVPLTSVLLLFELTKDYRILLPLMGAVGLAIWVPSVVNQGKETEASDTRNSARGYSSVSAAEEKDEVIWRQHDNGDDMELSTMGNTSDSELTEEMLLENLKVSRAMSKNYVKVSLTVTIEEAIKSMHDNHQNCVLIVDDEDFLEGILTYGDVRRYQSRKSSDTLKSDSSFLDENTCLVSSVCTREINFHGRTRGLLTCYPDTGLLMAKELMEAKDIKQLPVVKRGRQPPKETRRRLVAILHYDSILMCLREEINHRKSIHQHRKENLDEITNGH; translated from the exons ATGTCAGGAGAGGGGTACAGCGATGAGACTCATCTGCTGAGATCCTCGAACGACATTAACAAAGACGAGAACGGCGCCGTTTCGCCGGAGGACGACAACGACGGGGACGGCGATGCCGACTTGGAAGCGCAGAGCCGGAAAAGTAGTATCAGTCCGAGCAGTAGAGTCGGTGCTTTTAAGGATCTGCTGCTGAAGCATTTGGACGGCGTCGGAGGGCTTTCCGGTCGCCGGAACAGTTTCAAGAGGCTCGATGGGAATTGGGATAGGGATAGGGATAGGGGTAGGGAGAGTAATCGGAGAGAAAGTAGAGAGCGGCGATCGCCTGTAGATCAGCTGCGTCATAGTAGTAATCATGACGCGCCGGCCGGAATCGATGGGAACGATGAACTGGCCGATAGTGCTCCGCCGGAGTGGGCTTTGCTTCTCCTCGGTTGCATTCTCGGCCTCGCCACCGGTCTCTTTGTTGCCGCGTTTAACAAAGGA GTACATGTTATACACGAATGGGCCTGGGCTGGTACTCCAACTGAAGGTGCTGCATGGCTCCGTCTGCAGAGACTGGGCGATACTTGGCATCGAATACTTTTAGTACCCGTCACAGGTGGGGTCATTGTTGGCATGATGCATGGTTTACTTGAAATATTGGATCAAATAAGACAGTTAAGTTCCTCCCAAGGGAAAGGATTTGATTTACTAGCTGGAGTCTTTCCCACAATAAAGGCCGTCCAGGCAGCTATCACACTAGGTACTGGTTGTTCTTTAGGTCCTGAAGGCCCTAGTGTAGATATTGGAAAATCATGTGCCAATGGGTTCTCATTAATGATGGAAAACAACAGAGAAAGGAAGATTGCCCTCATTGCAGCAGGTGCTGCTGCTGGAATTTCTTCAG GATTTAATGCGGCAGTTGCTGGTTGTTTCTTTGCTATTGAAACGGTGCTAAGGCCACTTCGAGCAGAAAACTCTCCTCCTTTTACTACCGCAATGATTATATTGGCTTCTGTTATATCGTCCACAGTATCTAATGTTTTACTTGGGACACAATCAGCCTTTACAGTGCCTGTTTACGATTTGAAATCAGCTGCTG AATTGCCCCTCTACCTTATATTGGGCATGCTATGTGGTGCTGTGAGTGTAGTCTTCAATCGCTTGGTTGCTTGGTTCACAAAGTTTTTTGATTATATCAAGGAAAGATTTGGCCTTCCTGCGGTTGCATGCCCTGCTTTAGGTGGTTTAGGAGCTGGGTTGATTGCTCTCAAGTATCCGGGAATTCTGTACTGGGGTTTCACAAATGTTGAAGAAATCCTGCATACTGGAAAGACTGCTTCCGCCCCTGGAATCTGGCTGTTAACTCAATTATCAGCAGCCAAAGTTGTAGCAACAGCTTTATGCAAGGGTTCTGGGCTTGTAGGTGGACTTTATGCACCAAGCTTGATGATTGGGGCTGCTGTTGGCGCTGTATTTGGGGGTTCAGCTGCAGAATTGATTAATTCAGCAATTCCAGGAAATGCTGCCGTTGCTCAGCCACAGGCATATGCACTG GTGGGAATGGCTGCTATGCTGGCTTCAGTTTGTTCGGTGCCATTGACGTCAGTTCTCCTTCTGTTTGAGCTGACAAAAGATTACCGAATATTGCTTCCTCTCATG GGGGCTGTTGGATTGGCAATTTGGGTTCCCTCTGTGGTAAACCAGGGAAAGGAGACTGAAGCATCTGATACACGGAATTCTGCGAGAGGTTACTCTTCTGTTTCAGCTGCTGAAGAGAAAGATGAAGTTATTTGGAGACAACATGATAATGGAGATGATATGGAACTGTCTACTATGGGGAATACTTCTGATTCTGAATTAACTGAAGAAATGCTTCTGGAGAATCTAAAG GTTTCGCGGGCCATGTCAAAGAATTATGTGAAGGTTTCTCTGACCGTAACTATTGAAGAGGCAATAAAATCCATGCATGACAATCATCAGAATTGTGTGTTAATTGTTGATGATGAAGATTTTCTGGAGGGAATATTGACATATGGTGATGTTAGACGGTATCAATCAAGGAAGTCTTCTGATACGTTGAAGAGCGATTCTAGTTTTCTGGAT GAAAACACCTGTCTTGTTTCCTCTGTATGTACTCGAGAAATCAACTTTCATGGGCGAACCCGAGGTCTATTAACCTGTTATCCGGACACGGGATTATTAATGGCCAAGGAGCTAATGGAGGCAAAAGATATCAAGCAGTTGCCTGTGGTTAAGCGTGGCAGACAACCACCAAAAGAAACGAGGCGAAGACTTGTTGCTATTCTTCATTACGATTCAATCTTGATGTGTCTCAG GGAGGAGATAAATCACAGGAAATCAATTCATCAACATAGAAAAGAGAATCTTGACGAAATAACAAATGGCCACTAA
- the LOC133730254 gene encoding uncharacterized protein LOC133730254 translates to MDTRVDHYKVLGLPSGEEGTKLTRIEISKAYRAKALDLHPDKRPDDPHANANFQRLKSSYEILKDRNARKLFDASLRAKREELHHQNRLHEQHNNAAKQGRMFSGDGRHCHAKLASDLQARARERRWAPTWREARGRRAAVNGPREELFGDLEGILKRVQQQQYHGQWQCDAKPKRCSFEPERYSSISKKENEEMLRGQYHLKLLLILLFFFALWSMV, encoded by the exons ATGGACACACGGGTAGATCATTATAAGGTTCTGGGTCTACCGTCTGGGGAGGAAGGCACTAAGCTCACACGGATAGAGATTTCAAAGGCATATAGAGCAAAGGCTTTGGATTTGCACCCAGATAAGAGGCCAGACGATCCCCATGCCAATGCAAACTTCCAAAGGCTCAAGTCATCATATGAAATACTCAAGGATCGAAATGCCCGGAAACTGTTTGATGCAAGTCTAAGAGCCAAGAGGGAAGAACTGCATCATCAGAATCGCCTGCATGAGCAACACAACAATGCCGCCAAGCAAGGAAGGATGTTTTCCGGTGATGGCAGACATTGTCACGCAAAGCTAGCTTCTGATCTCCAAGCGAGGGCCAGAGAACGGAGATGGGCTCCCACATGGAGAGAAGCAAGAGGAAGACGAGCTGCTGTCAATGGTCCTAGAGAAGAGTTGTTTGGTGATTTGGAAGGAATACTAAAGAGagtgcagcagcagcagtatcACGGCCAGTGGCAATGCGATGCAAAGCCAAAGAGGTGTTCTTTCGAGCCAGAGAGATATTCTTCGATCTCAAAGAAAGAGAATGAGGAGATGCTAAGAGGACAATATCATCTCAAGCTGCTTCTGATTCTGTTGTTCTTCTTTGCTTTATGGTCTATG GTCTAG